From the genome of Vitis riparia cultivar Riparia Gloire de Montpellier isolate 1030 chromosome 11, EGFV_Vit.rip_1.0, whole genome shotgun sequence:
TGTTGTAAATAGGTAATGAATGACCATATTAATGTAACAATTAATTGAAGTTCATTTATGAACGACAtttaagatgagtaaatggTTTCCATTTGGAAAACCTATAAAAGGCTTTCCATCCCTTATCCAATGGCATCTGAGAAAAAAAAGTATTCTCTCATTCTTTCTCTTAttatctctttctttcattctcttaaCTCTCTATtcctaattatatattattatgtctctACTTTTATTTGTGTTCCATTTATCATTATTTACAACATAAACCTTAATATTACATTCTCATAGCTACAACTATCTAGCAAAGTATAAGGAAAGGATTAGAGGACAATGTCATTTGAAATCATCTACTCAACCTTtttttgacttaataatttTACACATTTTTATTGGATTCTTTTATTccattcttataatttttatacccCTAAATGATCATTTTACTTGATATAAAATATGCtttctaaatataaaatcaataataaatacaaaagaatTCTGTGTGTAGATTAATAGTCATACCAATTTTGAGAAGTCCTCATTGACTTTTCGCACGCTACATCATTTCAATTGATGACTCTTTAGACCTTCATTTTGTGAATGACTTTTATGGCcttcattatttatattaatggaAGGATTCTCAATTTCtcatacaaatttttaataatttattatttatttttaatggattAATTTCACTCAAATTCTTCACCAACCATCATTTGGATTATTCTTCATACTTGACATAAATTCACCTAACCATCATTGGATTTAGGTAGGTGTATAAATTACGATAAAGGtgttaaatattgaaatttgaaattgataataatttaatatatttatactaaatttTAGGGGATGTGAACGAGATTTgctaaatattttcaaaagatgagttgtcatagatttttatttttattttaaataggtttcatattttctaaattattttaaaaatatattacaaaaaaaaattttaaaatatggaagACCTTGCCATAGCTTCCTAGGTGGGTTCATGCCAAGGTATGTGAGAAGGGAGCAAatttattaatcattttaaaaataatttgaagccAACCACTTCAGAAGAAGAATCAGTCTTTAACACTCTTAATTTCCCGTAAATTAAAGCTTAATTACATCGTATGCGTGCATAAATATAAGATCTCAAAATCaatcaagaaaaattaattaattggtcACGAAAATAGATAGATCAATTTAGAAAATCCCTCAAAGGAAAAGATGAACCCCTAGATTCATTGTCATGTAATTGGaaacaaatgaaacaaattgTGATATGAGATAGTGGGTTTTGGTTTCAATAAGTACATTTTAATTTCCATGTCCAATTTCTAATACAAGATTCAAACACACTAATGACCATGAGCTAGCCAAAAAATACATTTGGATATGGGGAAAAAAGCCCAATGAATGATCAACAGTAAGATATGCAGAAGAGTGGGGCTGAGGCTTCTTTATGAaacaagaaaagagagagaagatatGAAAAATCATAATCACTAGGTTCTAGTATCTGAATTGAATCCTGGAGAGATGGGTTAGAATTGAGAAAATATCTACCAGAAACACCTCAAGAAGTTGATGAGGAAATGGAAGAGATAGTTCTCCTGATCCAGCAATTCATGCTGAACCAGTCTTTCCAAGACGATGTTCTGGGGGAGTAAGTCGCTGTAGTAGAGCAAGGTGGAGATGGAGGCAGCAGGCTGACCCACCAGAGACGACACCAGTCTCACAAGTGATCGAAACATCAAAGGCGTCAGAGACTGCAAAGACCACAAATTACACAAGTCAGATGAGTCAATAGTACTAGAGCTACGAGGCAGTAAGAGATGGGGGGCGGGTGCTTGATGATCATGAACATACCATGGCGAATGGCTCTGTTTCTGTGGGGAagggggaagaagaagaagaagaagaagaagaaaatgatgggAAGGCATGTGGAGGgggagaagagagagagaggacatTGGGTTGAAAATTCAGCATCTGCCCATCAGCAGCTGACATTCCGACCTAACTGTCTCTCGCCAACTTGAAGCCTGAAGGAAGAGGAAGTGGAACTTGAATAGTAGGTGTGGCCGAGCAGGTGCCATCATGTGGAGAATCTAGTGCGACTCACCCCCATGAGGGATTGGTGGTCTCCACTTCCACTGCCACTCCAGACACCAGTCACACCactaaataaagaataaataaattttatgcttaacaaataaagtaaaaaactCACATCCACCCAAACAAACGAACAAgccaaaaattattaaaatttttcacttcttttgatttttaaaaataaaaaaataaaaaataaaaaataaaaccaacaagTATGTCTTATAGaaagttataatattattaaacattaaaatataactgaaaaaaatatttacatttttattttggattattAACTACAACCATGTCCCATTGTAAAGACCCACTTGAAATTAAGAAGCTTGCTTCCCTTAAGCGAGCCAGATCTTCCAATTGCAAGTAAAAGATGGAGCATGGATGAAATAATCCAGTCATAGGACCAAGATGTCCAAGGTCCTCTGAAGAATAAAAGACAAGCACAAGAGAACACAACGGGCAAATTGAAgttgaatatttttaagatttgaaaTACATATATCACCCAATCCTTTGTCTTCATCGGAATTGAAAGCTTATAAAATTATGTCAATAGTTACCAACCCCATTTGTATATTGTTGTTGACCTGATATTCCTTGCCACAATAATAGAAGCAACCTAGGAACCAGTCGAGACTCAATAGAAACTACAAAGAGATTCCAACCTCTGTTTTGGTCCATTGAAGCCAATTCTCCTTGAATTTGCTGAGTTGAGGCCGAAGAAGTACAGATGGCTGATGTTGCTTTTGCTGCAGCAATTCGGAAAGTCGCTGACATACTTGGCAATCTTCTGGTTGATGAAGGCACTCGTTGGTATTGGTTGCAGGATGACATTAGGTGGATCCACACGGAGATGAGACGAATTCAATCGTTCCTAAAAGATACTGAAGACATACAGGGCAACAGTGAAGGAGTGGCGAACTTGATAGAGGAGATCAGAGATCTGGGTTTTGATGTGGAAGACATTATTGACACCTTCTTCCCTAAATTGGCATCACACAGAAATAAAAGGTCTCTGGGTTGCCTTTCAACTGAGGTTAGTTGCAACCCAATCTCCTTCACCTTTACTCGACATAAGTTTGGAATGAAGATTGCAAGAATCAAGAAATGGATTGAAGACATCAATCGTGCCCGGACAACTTATGGCAATACAGGTAACACCAGCAGAGAAGAAGAGCAGGACCTGAGGCAGTCATTCCCTCATGTTGAGGTACCCAATATAATTGGTTTCGAAACACAAACTGAGAAATTGAGGGCCAAACTACTTGATGAGGATACACCATATTGTGTGATTTCAATTATTGGTATGCCAGGTTTGGGTAAGACAACTCTTGCTAGGGAAGTTTTTAATTCAgttaaacaaggttttcaatgtTATGCTTGGGTTTACATTTCTCAAAAGCCTAGACTGAGAGATGTTCTGCAAGATATAGGGGGACAAGTGGGCTTGGCAAAGGAGATGCGAGAAGAAAGTCTAGAAGCTAACCTGTTCGAGTTTTTGAGGGAGAAGAGGTATGTATTAGTCCTTGATGACATATGGAAACCTGAAACATGGGATGCTCTTAAAAATGCCATTCCCTGCAATTCTAACCATGGCAGTAGATTAATCCTCACTTCCCGCGCTAGACATGTAGGCGTACACATAGGTGGGGAAAACTCTCTACACATCATGGAACCACTAGACTCAGGAAACAGTTGGGAACTCTTTTCTAACATAGTTATGACCCCGTTACAAAATATCAATGGAAGCTTTCTCTCTCCACAAATGGAAGATACgggaagacaaattttggaaaaatgtgGTGGTGTCCCTCTGGCTATTATGGTCATGGGAAGCCACTTGTTGTCTGTAGAAGGGACACTACCTGCATGGAAGAGGTTCCTGGGAAGCATGGGCCATGGACGAcctgaaattttaaaaatcttggCTTTGAGTTACAAAGATTTATCCCAAGAGTTAAAGCaatgttttctctattttggtCTTTTCCCTGAAGACCATGAAATCCCTGCAACTAAATTGATTAATCTGTGGGTGGCTGAGGGATTTGTACAAACCCGAGGAGTGCAGACACCAGAGGATACAGGGGAGGATAATCTGCACCAGCTTATCAGTAGGAACTTGATTCAGGTTGTTAGGAGGAGGTTTGATGGAAGAGTTAGAACTTGTCGCATTCATGATCTATTCCACAACCTTTGTATTTCCGAGGCCAACAAGACCTACTTCTTCACAACACATGACAACATTGATTCTACTTATCCAAAGAGAGTACGTAGACTTACCATCTATCACAGTAGCATCTGTGACTACATCTCTCTAGGCTGTCACACCCCCAGTCTTCGAGCTCTGCTATGTGTCAATAACAATGAGGAGATACTTCAAAACAAACAACTTGAATATATACACAAAGGCTTGGGACTGCTTCGAGTGCTGAGTCTTGAGGGAGTAACATTCCCACCAACTCTTCCAGATGCAATAGGGAATCTTGTCCATTTGAGCTACCTTGAATTGGGGAGAGACGGTCTTGTGAGGCTCCCTTCCACCATAGGcaatctcaaaaatttaaaaaccttGGATGCTAGACAATGCAATAATCTCGTCTTACCTACTGTTATGTGGAAGATGAAAGAGTTATGACACATTATCTTGACTCCCATAGCCACATTTGAATATCAATCGAAGTCTATAGGCCAGTTGCAACCAATTGAAGATGTATCTCTTCCAAATCTTCAAACTCTGCATATGATAAATGGCAACATCTTGAAAGCTGACTGCTTGCGCAAATTTACCAACTTGAGAAAATTGGGACTTGTTTGTGATGTTGCACAAGTTACTATAATACTATCAGATGCCATGACCATATCAGATAAGCTAGAGAAACTGACATTGACAGTTTTACCAtccaaaaaagggaaagaaactaAGGTGGACCTTTTTAATGCAGATACTTATCCGCTACTCGATCTCCCTGCATGTCCAGCACTGAGTTTTTCTGCCTATCAGAATCTCAGTAACCTTTATCTGGAGGGGGGATTTAAAAAGCTGTTAGATTTTCCCACAAGCCTCATCAAGCTCACTTTGTTGCAGATTCAATTGGAAGAAGACCCAATGGAGACACTGGGAAAGCTACCCAACTTGAAGAAGCTTTACCTTGGTAGATTTTCGTACATGGGACTTAAGATGGTTATCTCAGGACCTGGTACCTTTCCTTCACTTGAAGACTTGATAATTGAGCTACTGCCTTTAAAAGAGTTGGAAGTGGATGAAGACGTAATGCCGAAACTTAggtatgtgaaaataaaatttgatgttACACTAAAGATACACTGGTCGGACCACTCGGATAGattgaaaagaatattttccgAATTTAACCACTACCTCATGCGTATGAGTTTTTTGGAGCTGGACCTGAACCTGAAGGCTTTTTCAGGCTGGCTGGAGGATGATAT
Proteins encoded in this window:
- the LOC117925307 gene encoding uncharacterized protein LOC117925307 isoform X1; the encoded protein is MSAADGQMLNFQPNVLSLSSPPPHAFPSFSSSSSSSSSPFPTETEPFAMSLTPLMFRSLVRLVSSLVGQPAASISTLLYYSDLLPQNIVLERLVQHELLDQENYLFHFLINFLRCFW
- the LOC117925307 gene encoding uncharacterized protein LOC117925307 isoform X2, coding for MSAADGQMLNFQPNVLSLSSPPPHAFPSFSSSSSSSSSPFPTETEPFAMSLTPLMFRSLVRLVSSLVGQPAASISTLLYYSDLLPQNIVLERLVQHELLDQENYLFHFLINFLRCF
- the LOC117924802 gene encoding putative disease resistance protein At1g50180, whose translation is MADVAFAAAIRKVADILGNLLVDEGTRWYWLQDDIRWIHTEMRRIQSFLKDTEDIQGNSEGVANLIEEIRDLGFDVEDIIDTFFPKLASHRNKRSLGCLSTEVSCNPISFTFTRHKFGMKIARIKKWIEDINRARTTYGNTGNTSREEEQDLRQSFPHVEVPNIIGFETQTEKLRAKLLDEDTPYCVISIIGMPGLGKTTLAREVFNSVKQGFQCYAWVYISQKPRLRDVLQDIGGQVGLAKEMREESLEANLFEFLREKRYVLVLDDIWKPETWDALKNAIPCNSNHGSRLILTSRARHVGVHIGGENSLHIMEPLDSGNSWELFSNIVMTPLQNINGSFLSPQMEDTGRQILEKCGGVPLAIMVMGSHLLSVEGTLPAWKRFLGSMGHGRPEILKILALSYKDLSQELKQCFLYFGLFPEDHEIPATKLINLWVAEGFVQTRGVQTPEDTGEDNLHQLISRNLIQVVRRRFDGRVRTCRIHDLFHNLCISEANKTYFFTTHDNIDSTYPKRVRRLTIYHSSICDYISLGCHTPSLRALLCVNNNEEILQNKQLEYIHKGLGLLRVLSLEGVTFPPTLPDAIGNLVHLSYLELGRDGLVRLPSTIGNLKNLKTLDARQCNNLVLPTVMWKMKEL